In the genome of Clostridia bacterium, the window CGGCGGCCAGCGGCAGGCAGGTGGTTTACGTGGCCACCGCCGTAGCGGGGGACGAAGAGATGCGGCTGAGGATCGAACAGCACCGTCGGCGCCGCCCGCCAGAGTGGAAGACGGTAGAAGAGCCCAGGCACCTGGCGCGGGTGATGGTCCAATACGATGCGCCGGACCGCGTCCTGTTGGTGGACTGTATGGCGGTCTACCTCAGCAACCTGCTGCTGGACCGTCTCCCGCGGTACAGCGACCTCGACGAAGATGCTTTTCCCCTGCCCGGCCGCAAAGGGCTGGCCGAGGCGATAGAGGCGGAGATCGGGGAACTGGTGCGCGCGGTCTCGGAAGCAAAGTCCCGAATAATAGCGGTGACCAACGAGGTGGGGTGGGGGCTGGAGCCTGCCTACCCCTTGGGCAGGGCCTACCGCGAATGGCTGGGCTGGACCAACCGCCGTCTGGCCGAAGTTGCCCGGGCGGTGTACCTGGTAGTGTGCGGCCTGCCGGTGGAGCTGAAAGGCCGATCCGTCGAGGCGCGGTGGGAAGATGGCAGTCCATGAGCCTTTGAGAGGCGTATCAGCGCCTGGAGGGCGGAATAGATGGCCAGATACGTAATGCTGCAGGGCACCGGGTCTCACGTGGGCAAGAGTATCCTGGCGGCCGCCCTGTGCCGCATATTCTATCGTTGCGGTTACCGCGTGGCGCCTTTCAAGGCCCAGAACATGGCCCTGAACTCCTACGTCACCGCCCGGGGCGAGGAAATGGCCCGGGCTCAGGTGGTACAGTCCTGGGCCGCGGGTATCGAGCCGGAAGTGGACATGAACCCGGTACTGCTTAAGCCCACCGGGGATTCCCGGTCCCAGGTGGTAGTCCGGGGGAGACCGATAGGCAACGTGGGGGCCTGCGATTACCACCGCGATTTCAATCTTCGGCTATTAGACGAGGTAGAGCGGGCTCTGCGGCGTCTTTCCCAACGTTACGAGATTATAGTCATGGAGGGCGCCGGCAGCCCGGCCGAGGTCAACCTGAAAGAGCAGGAAATCGCCAACATGCGGGTGGCCAAGCTGGTGGGAGCACCGGTGTTGCTGGTGGCGGACATCGACCGGGGAGGTGCCCTGGCGGCCATCGTGGGCACGCTGGAGTTGCTGGACCCAGACGAGCGCGACCTGGTGGCCGGCCTGATCATCAATAAGTTCCGGGGCGATCTCGAACTCCTCCGACCCGCGCTGGAGTTCCTGGAGCGGCGAACCGGAAAGCCGGTGCTGGGAGTGATTCCCTATCTGGCCGACCTGGGGCTGCCGGAAGAGGACTCCGTTGCCCTGGAAGAATACCGCGACACAATTCCGGGCGGGCGGGAACTATCGGTAGCGGTGGTGCAACTTCCCCGTATATCCAACTTCACCGACTTTGACGCCCTTGCCCGTCAGCCCGGAGTGCGGTTGGCCTACGTGATCGGCCCCCAGTACCTCGGCGAACCGGATCTGGTGATCCTCCCCGGCAGCAAGAACACCATTGCCGACCTGGAATACTTGCGTCAGACAGGGATGGCGGAACAGATCGTCACCTTGGCCAGAAGAGGCGTTCCGGTGGTCGGCATCTGCGGCGGCTATCAGATGCTGGGGCGAGAGGTTAGAGATCCGGAGGGAGTGGAAGGAGCCGCCGAAAGGGCAGAAGGACTGGGCTTGCTGGATGTAGTCACCGTAATCCGACCCGAGAAGGCTACGTACCGTAGCCGGGGAGTCGTGTGCGGTCCCGGGCCTTTGCTCGGCGGGTGCCGGGGCATGCGGATCACGGGCTACGAAATCCACATGGGCGAGACCCGACGTCTCAAAACCGCCTCGCCGGCGCTGGTGATCACGCAACGGGGTGAACAAGAAGTCTTCCGGCCCGACGGGGCGGTTAGTCCCTACGGCTTGGTCTTCGGCACCTACCTCCACGGCCTCTTCGACAACGATGCCTTCCGGCACCACCTCCTGGAGGCGTTGCGGCGGCGAAAGGGCTTGCCCTCTGACGCCGGAGATTACTGCTACCAGGTAGAATTGGAGAGGAGTTTCGATCGCTTGGCTGCCGAAGTAGCCGCACACCTGGACCTGGCCAGGCTATCGGCGATCATGAACCTGCCTCGGCCCCTGATCGCCCCGGAAGTGGGAGGGTAAGGGTTGCGAGTGCCGCGGGTAGCCGTAGCCGGAGTAAAGAGCGGCGTGGGCAAGACCACTATTGCTGCCGGGATCATGGCTGCCTTTGCGGGCCGCGGGCTCAGAGTGCAGGGGTTCAAGGTGGGGCCCGACTACATCGACCCCACCTATCACGCGGCGGCTACCGGCCGGGTTTCCCGAAATCTCGATCCCGTGCTGGTCTCGCCGGAAGCGGTAAAGGAGAGTTTTCTTCGTGCGGCCCGGACGGCAGACCTGGCGGTCATAGAGGGAGTAATGGGCCTCTTCGACGGCCAGGTCGGTTCGGGTCACGGCAGCACGGCCGAAGTCTGCCGGCAACTCGATACTCCGGTGATACTGGTAGTAGATGCCTCTTCGCTGGGTCAGAGCGTAGCCCCCCTGATATGGGGCTACAGCCGGTTTGATCCCCGGGTGAGGGTCGCCGGAGTGATCCTCAACTGGGTGGCCGGCCCACGGCATGCCAGCCTGCTCAGGCAAGCGGTAGAGGGCGGAACCGGTATACCGGTAGTAGGCGTCGTGCCCCGCGAGGAGGCTATGAGCCTGCCTTCACGTCACCTGGGCCTGGTGCCGGCGGTGGAACGTGAAGACCTGGCCCGGGCCACCCGTCGCCTGGGGGAGATAGCCTCCCGCTACCTGGACCTGAATCGGATACTGGATCTGGCCCGTGGAGCTCCCGATCTTGAACCCCCGCCCGCCTCCGTCTTCCCGCTGGCGCCACCCAGGCAGCGGTGGCCGATTGCCGTGGCCCGCGACGCTGCCTTCCACTTTTACTACCAGGACAGTTTGGAGTATCTGGAGGCCCTGGGAGCCGAACTGGTGCCCTTCAGCCCGCTTGAGGACCGGTGCCTGCCCGGAGGAGCGGCCGGGGTGTACCTGGGTGGCGGGTTTCCGGAGGTTTTCTTGGAGTCGCTTTCAGCCAACCGTGCCCTCCAGGCCGAGCTGCGAAGGCGGGCGGCGGAAGGCATGCCCATCTACGCGGAATGCGGCGGTCTCATGTACCTCTGCCGGGAGGTGCGCGACGGGGAGGGCAGGGCCTGGCCGTTGGTGGGGTTGCTACCGGCCGACTGTTACCTGGAAAGGCGGCTGGTGAGCATGGGTTACCGGCAGGCCACCGTTCTGCGCCGCAACCTGCTTTTCGACGCCGGCCGGCGGGTTACGGGGCACGAGTTTCACTATTCGCGTTTGGAGGTAACTACTCCGGACTTTCCCTGGGCCTACGAGGTGGAGGAAGGCCAAAGTGGGTCCCGCGTAGAGGGATACGCGCGGGGGAACTTGCTGGCCTCCTACCTGCATCTCAATTTCTTGGGCTGCCCGGAGGGAGCGGCAAGGTTCCTGGAGGCGGCCCGGGGCTATGCCCGAGGCCTTCCGCCGGCGAAGCCTCCGGGCTGAGATCAGAGCCGGTGCCGGCCGCCCGGGGCGGGTCTCCCGGCCTCGGCCACCCCCTGCCTCCCGGGGGCAGGGGACAGGCACCAACCGGTGATGCTGCCAATATCCTGTTAGTGATTTCGACTGCCGGGGGGAAGGGCGTGCTTTCCGGCGAGGCGGGCTTCGTAGGCTATGTCACCAACACGGTGTTTCCCGATCCTTTGGGCGAAGCCGAGGAGGCCGTTCTGGTGGAAAGCCTTCTCCGCGGGGACCGGGAAGCCCGCAACGTGCTCATCGAGAGAAACCTCAGGCTGGTTGCCCATATAGTGAAGAAATTCGAGGGCACCGGAGAAGACCCCGACGATCTTATCTCCATCGGCACCATCGGTTTGATCAAGGCGGTCAATACCTTCGATCCTTCCAAGGGTACCAAGCTGGCTACCTATGCCGCCAAGTGCATTGAAAATGACAGGCTGCGGTCTAAACCTGGCGGGATTTTATGGTAATTCCAGGCCGCCTACGCCCCGGCTCCGGCTGGGAACGGTAGATTGTCGGGCCACTTGCGCCCCGTCCTTTCATTTGCGATAATAGTTAAGGCGTTAACGATTAGTTGGGAGGCGGGATCATGTTCGCCGTTACCGGCGCCACCGGACACCTGGGCAACAACCTGGTCCGGATTCTGGTTTCCCGGGGCTATGCGGTCAGGGCCCTGGTTCTCCCCGGCGACAGCCTGCGGCCGCTGGAGGGCCTTGAGGTGGAGATCGTGGAGGCTGACGTAAGGGACCTGACTTCCCTGGAGCGGGCCTTCAGGGGAGCGGAGGGGGTCTTTCACCTGGCCTCGGTGATTTCCCTCGCGCCCGGAGATGAGCCCTTGCTGGAGGCGGTGAACGTGGGAGGCACCGCCAACGTGGTGGAGGCCTGCCGCCGGGCAGGAGTCAGGCGGCTGGTGTACGTGAGTTCCATCCACGCCCTCCGCGAGCCTGCCGAGGGCGGCACCGTGGACGAGACCTGCTTTGCGGGTCCTGCCGATCTCCCCGACGCCTATTCCCGGACCAAGGCCCGGGCTACGGAGTTGGTACTGGGGGCCTCCGGTGAGGGGCTGGAGTGCGTGGTGGTGGCACCCACGGGACTTCTCGGCCCGTACGACTATGCGCCCTCGCTGATGGGAAGGGCCATTCTGGACGTCGCCCGGGGAAAGTTTGCCGTGACCTTCGACGGCGGGTACGATTTCGCCGATGCCCGGGATGTGGCCGAGGGAATAGTGGCCGCCTGGTTGCGGGGCCGACCGGGGCAGCTCTACCTCCTCCCCGGAGAGTGGGTTTCGGTGCCGTTCCTGGTGAACACCGTATGCCGGCTGGCGGGCAGGCCGTTGCCGCGGGTTCACCTGCCGTATTCCTTCATGATGGGCGTGGTGGGGTTGGTGGAGGCCGTGGGCTACCGCTGGATAAACCGGCAGGCGCTGAAGATCCTGGCCACCCGGGCCGTAATCTCCTCGGAGAAGGCCCGCTCGGAGCTGGGCTACCGCTCACGGCCGGTGGCGGAGAGCCTTGAGGATACCCTGGCCTGGTTCGAGGCCCAGGGGTGGCTGCGGGGGGTGCGGGCCCGGGCGGTCGCCAGGCAGGCGGGAAGCGCCGGCGGATTTGAGGCCCTGGTGATGACCGCCAACCGGGTAATCGAGGCCGGTCAGGCCTGCCTCAACCTCAAGCTCCGGGGGAGCCGGCTCACCGGCGCCGAGGCCAACGTCCTCATGTTTCTGTACACTCACGGCGAGGGAGTAATCCAGGAGGATATCGTAACCGGCATGGAGCTCACCCGGCCGGCGATCTCGCGCACTCTGAGAGAGCTGGAACGCAAGGGCTACGTGCACCGCTACCCGGCAGAAAGGGACCGCCGCTCCCGCCAGGTGTTTCTTACCGACAGGGCTTTCGAGGAAAAGGCACGGGTGGAGGAGGCCTATCGCCAGATTGTGGCCGCGGCCACGGAAGGCATACCGGAGGAGAAGGCCGGGGAGTTCCTGGGCTACCTCCGCCGGGTGGCGGAGAACCTGGACGCCTACCGGAAGGAACTGAAGATGGATAAGGCCGGATAGGTCGGGACCGTTACCCCCGTATGGAGTAGAGCAGACGGTCCAGGCCCTGCTCCTCCCGCAGCACCGGGGCAAAGACGTCGCCGCGCCGGGCCAGCATCTCGGGTACGGTGGCCAGGTTGAAACGGAGCGGGTCCAGCTTTTCGTCCTCCAGTTCTTCCCAGGTAAGGGGAAAGGATACGGGCGCTCCGGGGAGGGGGCGCACGCTGTACACCGAGGCAATGGTCTTGCCGCGCCCGTTTTGGCCCACGTCCAGGTAAACCCGTCCCGAGCGCCGCCGGACCGCCCTTTCGAGGGTGCAGAGGTCCGGCCAGGCGGCCACGCACCAGCGCGCCAGGGCGGCGAGGGCCCGCCGGACTTCGGCATAGGTGTAGCGGGGAGCCAGGGGCAGGTAGAGGTGCAGGCCGGTGGCCCCGGAGGTTTTGGGGTAGCACCTCAATCCCAGCCGGTCGAACAGGCGGCCGAGGCGCCGGGCCAGCAACCGGGCCTCGGCGAAACCCGCCGGCGGGGCGGGGTCGAGATCTACCACGGCAACCGTGGGATGGTCGGGCGCGTTCCACCGGGAGAGCCAGGGATGGATCTCTATCGAGCCTTGGTTTACCACCCAAAGCAACCCTGCCAGGTCGGCGACCAGCACGTAGGTAACCGCCGGGCGGCGGCCGCCGGAAGGCAGCGGCACCCGGGGCAGCCAGTCGGGCGCGTATTCCGGGCACTCTTTCTGGTAAAAGGAAGGGCCCCGGATGCCTTCCGGGAAACGGTGCAGCACCAGCGGACGTCCGGCGAGGTGCGGCAGGAGATAGGAGCTCACCTCCGCGTAGTAGCGCAGGAGATGGGCCTTGGTATAGCCTTCGTCCGGCCAGAACACCTTCTCGGGGTTACTCAGCCCCACTTCTAAGCCCTCTACCTTTACGGTCAACCTTGTCCGCGTACTCTCCACGATGCTTAGATTTGCCGGGACGGTGCGGGGGAATACTTCCTCCGAGACTGCTTCGTTGAGGAGGGACGGTTCGTGGTCGGCCGGAACCTGGTGCCCATGGAGCCGGTAACCTGGCCGGCACCCTTCGACCACCCGGACTGGCTCTTCCAGCCCAAGTGGGACGGGGTAAGGATCCTCGCCCACGTTCGGGGGCCGGAGGTCCGCCTGATCAACCGGCGGGGCAGGGAGCGGACGGCCCACTATCCGGAAATCGTAGAAGGGGTTAGGGCGGTTCTTAGGGGCCAAAACGCGGTGCTCGACGGGGAGATGGTCGTGTTCTGGGAGGGGCGGCCGAGCTTCCCCCGGGTCATGCGGCGCGAGACGGCCGCACCCGGGGGACCGTCCCTGGCCGTACTCCGGCGTACCCTCCCCGCCACCTACATGGTCTTTGACCTCCTCCACCTCGACGGCCGTGAGCTGATCGGACTGGAGCTGGAAGCACGCCAGGAACTCCTTCGTCGGCACCTCGTCGCCGGCGAGCCGGTGCTGCTGACCGACAGCTTCGATCAGGGCAGCCGTCTTTTCGCCGCGGTGGAAGAAAGGGGATGGGAGGGTGTAGTGGCCAAGCGGCGGGGCAGCCCGTACCGGTTCGGGAAAAGCCCGCTGTGGCGCAAGATCAAGGTCAGGCGGCGCCAGCCCTGCGTGGTGGGCGGTTTCACGGTAGCCTCGGGGGGAGTGGTGGGGAGCCTGCTGCTGGGCGTGTGGCGGGAGCAGGACCTGATGTACGTCGGCCGGGCGGGAAGCGGCCTCGGCGGTGAGGAACGGGAGGCACTTGCCCGGGTTCTGGCGGAAACCGTGCAGCCGGAGTGCCCCTTCGATCCGGTCCCCCGCATGCGGGGGCCGGCCGTTCGCTGGGTGGCTCCCCTCCTCAGCGTACTGGTGGAGTACGGCGAGTGGACGGAGGGGCTGCACCTCCGCCACCCGGTGGTCGTGGGTTTCAATCCGGTGCCGGTCAGCGCCTGTCGGCTGCCGTAGCCGCCTTGCGGCCCCGGGCGCTGGCGCGTCCGGCCCCGGCGCGCCCGGCGCGCGCCGCGGGAGCTCGCTCCTTTTCCGCCTGCTCGATGCTGGCCCGCAGGGCCTCCATCAGGTCCACCACCTTGGCCGGCGCCGGAGCCGGAGGGACCACTACCTGGCGGCCGGCGATCTTGCCGCCGATCAGTTCTTCCAGGGCCCGGCGGTAGCCGTCGTGGTACTTTTCCGGTTCGAAGGGTGCGGAAAGGCTTTCCACCAGCCTCTTTGCCATGTCAAGCTCGCGGGGATCAAGGGCTTGCGGGTAATCGATCTCCGGCAGGTTTTCCGGCCGCCTGATCTCGTCGGCGTAGAGCATGGTTTCCAGCACCAGCGCCCGCCGGTATATCCTCACGCAGGCCAGGGATTCCCGCTGGCGCAGGGCCACCTTGGCCAGGGCCACCCGGTTGGTGTCGGCCATGGCCCGGTGGAGGAGGGCGTAGGCTTTCTGTCCGCCGTCTCCCGGCGCCAGGTAGTAGGGCCGGCTGAAATACAGGGGATCGATTTCTTCCAGGCTCACGAAGTCGCTGATCTCGATGGCCCTGGTGGTGGGCAGGGGCAGAGAAGCCAGTTCCTCCTGCGTAACCACCACGAACTGGCCGCGGGCGTACTCGTAACCCCGAACGATCTCGTCGGCCCCAACGTCCGTCCCGCAGGCGGGGCAGCGCTTGGCGTAGGTAATGGGAGTATGGCACTTGCGATGCAGGAGGCGGAAGGAGAAGTCCTTCTCCTCCACCGCCGGATAGACCTTGACCGGGATGTTGACCAGGCCGAAGCTCAAGACTCCGTTCCAGATGCTGCGCAACCCTGTCCGTCCTTTCCCGTTGAGACAGCTCTGCACCGGGCCTCTAGGGAAAGTATTCTTCCTCGCGGCAAGTCCCATGCGTCTGTACAGGTGTCTGTAATAGTTGCTAGGCGCACTTATTTTACTTGAGGAAGGTTACCCACTACCGGCGGCTGGCCCAACTGGCAGAGGAGGTCTTGGGAGGGGAGACAAAACCGTAGACGGCTCCGTACTGACCCCCCTAGCGGTCGAGGGCCCACCAGCCGATAACGCTGCCGCTGCGCGGCAGTCTGATCCCTTCGCGGGCCTCCAGTTCCCGGGCCCAGTCGCCCAGGGGGCAGGCGTGGTGGATTATCAGCGGCACGCTATGGGCCGGCAGCACGTCGTAAGGGAGGCCGTAGGCGGCAAAGGTGCGCTGCATCTCGGCCAGGCTTTCCGCCGTATCCCAGGGAGTGGGGTGTATCAAACCGTGAACCGATCCCTCGCAGCTGGCGTAAGCCCAGTTGTCCGGAAACTCGTCCTTGAGCCGGCGCATGAGGTCTACGGCGGCAAGATTTGTTTGCCTGGTCGTTCCCTTGTTGAGGTTGCGCAGGATGCGGTCGTCGAAGGACTCCAGGCCCACCGAGGCGAGGCGCAGCAAAATCCCCCTTTCCCGGGCACGCTTCAGAGCCTCGCGGGCGTTATGCTCCTGGCGGACGAACCAGTCGGCCCGCATCACCAGGTCGACCTGTGAGATCTTGAGGCCCCGGGAGGCGATTTCGTCCAACAGCCGGGGCAGCTGGGGCAAGGGATTCTCGTTGATGAGCTCGAAGGGTATCTTGCTTCCGTTTTCTTCCGGCAGGGCCCGAATTTGTTCTACCACCACCTCTATGGGGAACCTGCCCGCGTAACCCTTGTCGGTGGCCACGTCGCAGAAGCTGCAGCCGCGAAGCCTGACCGGGATGGAGCTCTGCTTGCCCAACGCCGTAGGGTAGTCTACGGCAATTTCCTTTGCCGCCACCGCGTAGGGGCAGCCCAGTTGCTGTATCACCTGGGCGCTTTCCACCTTAAGGGGGACAAGACTTCCGTTGTCTACCCGGTAAAGGTTATCCCAGCGCACGAAGCGGAAAAAGGCGGCATCCCAGGGCCGCGCCGGATTCCGGCCCCCGCAGGTAACGATTCCCGCACCTTCCGGGGGAAGCGCAGGGTTCTCTTCCTGCAGTACGGGAATAATCTGTTCCGCCGGCCCCTGTACGGCAAAACTGAAACACCGGTGATAGCCCTGGAAGCGGTGCGGCTCCAGGTCTTTTCCTTCCTCGCCGAGGAAGTCCACCGCCGCCTGGGGGCCGCCGAGGACGGTAGTGACCCCGTCCTGCTTGAAGGAGGCGGCGAGTTCGAAAAGCTCGGGCCGGCCGCTGAGGGTGGAAAAACCCACTACGGGCCTATCCTCGCCCAGGTAGGAGTAAATGGCCTTCCTGACCTCGGCGTGGGGCTCCTCTCCCGTGAGCGCCACCACCAGGCACTCGTAGGGGGTGTTCTCCTGGATTACGGTGGCCGCCAGCTGCGGGCCGAGCATGCCGTAAGTCTGACCCTGAAAGTAACTGGTGATGATGACCATCCTGGGACGCATGGTGCGCGGCCACCTTTCCCGGCTCGATCTGGCCCAAGCGCCTTTGCCGGCCGCATCCCGCCGTATCGCCTCCCCCAACTTAACACGAGCTTTGAGCCCGAGTCAATGGCAAACCGGCCTCACGCTTCCCCCGAATGGCCCGCCTTCGGCAGGCAAGGGAGGCGGTTGACTACTCGAAGGCGGAAGGCACTTGTACCTCCGCCGACTCCGGGCGGTGGGGTTCGATGCCCGACGATTCCACCGGCACGGCCACCCGGACCCCCGAGGAGGTGAAGTCCACCTGTATCGGCAGGTCGTACACCCGGCTCAGTACGCGGTCACACAACACTTCTTCCGACGGGCCCATGGCCACGACGTGCCCGTCGCTTATCAGAGCACAGGAGTCGCAGTAGAGCAGCGCGAGGTTGGGGTCGTGAACGGTGAGGATGACGGTCAGGCCCTTTTCCCGCGCCAGGCGGCACACGGTGCGCATCACCCTCACCTGATTGTTCAGGTCGAGGTGGGCGGTGGGCTCATCCAGAAGCAATACGGGGGTGTCCTGGAATATGGCCCGGGCCAACAGGGTGAGCTGGCGCTCTCCGCCGCTCAGTTCCGGAAAGGGCCGGCTTGCGAGGTGCCCGATGCCCAGTTCGTTCATGACTGCCGCTGCCGCCTCTCGGTGCCTGGCGCTGGGCGCAGCGAAGGTGGGCAGTCTGGGCGCGATCCCCATCAGGGTGACGTCGATGGCGCGAAAAGGCAGGAAGGCGTCCGTGCCCTGAGGAACCACTGCCATCCTGAGCGCGAGATCCTTGCGCGCCATTTTGGAGATCTCCCGACCCTGAAACAGTATCCTGCCGCGCATGGGTCTGATGATCCCGTTAATGCACCGCAGCAGGGTAGACTTGCCCGAGCCGTTGCGCCCGAGTATTCCCCACACCTTTCCGCCGGAAAAGCGCAGGTAGACGTCCCTGAGAACCGGGCGGCCGTTGTAGCCGCAGTAGAGCCCTTCTATCTCGATCACCGCGCTTCACCGGCAACCCGCCAGTCCGGGGTTTTGAGTCTCCGAGCCTGCGGCTCCGGGCAGGGCTTCGAGGTCCAGGACCGCCATGGCCCCGTGGTTGTAAAGGGCCCGGGCAAAGCACTCTACCGCGACCTCACAGCCCGAGGTCGCGTGCGTGAGGATGCTCCTGTTCCCCACGGCGGCCGTCCTGCCTCCACGGTACCTGTGCTGCTGGGCAATGGTAGCCTGGGGCATTTCCCTGAATACGCCCGAAAACGGGAACGGTTTCTCCTCATCGTCCTCCGCGTAGTAAGGGAAGCCGGGAGGGTATCCGTTTTCCACAAGGTGCCTTCCGGTAGTGATTGCCAGGTACTGGTTGTCGCCCACCGTGTAACAATACCACCGGCAGGTGTTGGTGATCCTGTGAAAGGGGAGGGGGAAGGTGGCGCACCCCACTCCCTCGACCAGTATCAGGGCCACCTTTGTGCTGCCTGCCAGCATCCCGGAGACCGCACCGGCTACCGAAGTGAGGTCGGCGAGTCCCTGAGAGGCGAGCGGTACGGGGCAGTGCAAAGGGATCTCCCGTTCGTATTTCGGCACCAGATAGATGGGCCGGGCACTACTCCCCAGTCCCCTTAGAACATAACCTTCCTCCGCAACCAGCAGGTAATCCGGGAAGCGGCGATAGAAGAGGAGGTTTCCCCCGAACTCTTTCTGGAAGGATACGCGGTCGACAATACGAGCGACCCCCGGCAAGCGGCGTAAGAAAGCCAGGTCCCTCGGCGCAGGTCGGAACAGGCCGGCGTATTGGGCCGGCATTCCGCCTGCTACCGCCAGGCCTTCCAGACCGGTAAGGTCTACCTGGCCCCGAAGCGGTACCATGCCCCCCAGGCCTACGATGACCGGGGTGAAGTCCGTCTGCACCAGGAAGCGGCCTATTTCGGCGAATACCTGGTCCACCACCGCCGCGCGCTGCGCGGTGTCCGTCGGGGTAAAGGCGGATACCAGGTAAGGGGTAGCGTAGATCAGCATCATGAAGCTCGGGCGGTACCCGTCGACCACATCCAAGGC includes:
- the ligD gene encoding non-homologous end-joining DNA ligase — protein: MVGRNLVPMEPVTWPAPFDHPDWLFQPKWDGVRILAHVRGPEVRLINRRGRERTAHYPEIVEGVRAVLRGQNAVLDGEMVVFWEGRPSFPRVMRRETAAPGGPSLAVLRRTLPATYMVFDLLHLDGRELIGLELEARQELLRRHLVAGEPVLLTDSFDQGSRLFAAVEERGWEGVVAKRRGSPYRFGKSPLWRKIKVRRRQPCVVGGFTVASGGVVGSLLLGVWREQDLMYVGRAGSGLGGEEREALARVLAETVQPECPFDPVPRMRGPAVRWVAPLLSVLVEYGEWTEGLHLRHPVVVGFNPVPVSACRLP
- a CDS encoding cobyric acid synthase; amino-acid sequence: MARYVMLQGTGSHVGKSILAAALCRIFYRCGYRVAPFKAQNMALNSYVTARGEEMARAQVVQSWAAGIEPEVDMNPVLLKPTGDSRSQVVVRGRPIGNVGACDYHRDFNLRLLDEVERALRRLSQRYEIIVMEGAGSPAEVNLKEQEIANMRVAKLVGAPVLLVADIDRGGALAAIVGTLELLDPDERDLVAGLIINKFRGDLELLRPALEFLERRTGKPVLGVIPYLADLGLPEEDSVALEEYRDTIPGGRELSVAVVQLPRISNFTDFDALARQPGVRLAYVIGPQYLGEPDLVILPGSKNTIADLEYLRQTGMAEQIVTLARRGVPVVGICGGYQMLGREVRDPEGVEGAAERAEGLGLLDVVTVIRPEKATYRSRGVVCGPGPLLGGCRGMRITGYEIHMGETRRLKTASPALVITQRGEQEVFRPDGAVSPYGLVFGTYLHGLFDNDAFRHHLLEALRRRKGLPSDAGDYCYQVELERSFDRLAAEVAAHLDLARLSAIMNLPRPLIAPEVGG
- a CDS encoding cobyrinate a,c-diamide synthase encodes the protein MPRVAVAGVKSGVGKTTIAAGIMAAFAGRGLRVQGFKVGPDYIDPTYHAAATGRVSRNLDPVLVSPEAVKESFLRAARTADLAVIEGVMGLFDGQVGSGHGSTAEVCRQLDTPVILVVDASSLGQSVAPLIWGYSRFDPRVRVAGVILNWVAGPRHASLLRQAVEGGTGIPVVGVVPREEAMSLPSRHLGLVPAVEREDLARATRRLGEIASRYLDLNRILDLARGAPDLEPPPASVFPLAPPRQRWPIAVARDAAFHFYYQDSLEYLEALGAELVPFSPLEDRCLPGGAAGVYLGGGFPEVFLESLSANRALQAELRRRAAEGMPIYAECGGLMYLCREVRDGEGRAWPLVGLLPADCYLERRLVSMGYRQATVLRRNLLFDAGRRVTGHEFHYSRLEVTTPDFPWAYEVEEGQSGSRVEGYARGNLLASYLHLNFLGCPEGAARFLEAARGYARGLPPAKPPG
- a CDS encoding Ku protein, producing MRSIWNGVLSFGLVNIPVKVYPAVEEKDFSFRLLHRKCHTPITYAKRCPACGTDVGADEIVRGYEYARGQFVVVTQEELASLPLPTTRAIEISDFVSLEEIDPLYFSRPYYLAPGDGGQKAYALLHRAMADTNRVALAKVALRQRESLACVRIYRRALVLETMLYADEIRRPENLPEIDYPQALDPRELDMAKRLVESLSAPFEPEKYHDGYRRALEELIGGKIAGRQVVVPPAPAPAKVVDLMEALRASIEQAEKERAPAARAGRAGAGRASARGRKAATAADRR
- a CDS encoding ABC transporter ATP-binding protein, which gives rise to MIEIEGLYCGYNGRPVLRDVYLRFSGGKVWGILGRNGSGKSTLLRCINGIIRPMRGRILFQGREISKMARKDLALRMAVVPQGTDAFLPFRAIDVTLMGIAPRLPTFAAPSARHREAAAAVMNELGIGHLASRPFPELSGGERQLTLLARAIFQDTPVLLLDEPTAHLDLNNQVRVMRTVCRLAREKGLTVILTVHDPNLALLYCDSCALISDGHVVAMGPSEEVLCDRVLSRVYDLPIQVDFTSSGVRVAVPVESSGIEPHRPESAEVQVPSAFE
- the cobU gene encoding bifunctional adenosylcobinamide kinase/adenosylcobinamide-phosphate guanylyltransferase: MKGVGGMSGGLVLVTGGARSGKSRFAENLAAASGRQVVYVATAVAGDEEMRLRIEQHRRRRPPEWKTVEEPRHLARVMVQYDAPDRVLLVDCMAVYLSNLLLDRLPRYSDLDEDAFPLPGRKGLAEAIEAEIGELVRAVSEAKSRIIAVTNEVGWGLEPAYPLGRAYREWLGWTNRRLAEVARAVYLVVCGLPVELKGRSVEARWEDGSP
- the ligD gene encoding non-homologous end-joining DNA ligase, whose amino-acid sequence is MTVKVEGLEVGLSNPEKVFWPDEGYTKAHLLRYYAEVSSYLLPHLAGRPLVLHRFPEGIRGPSFYQKECPEYAPDWLPRVPLPSGGRRPAVTYVLVADLAGLLWVVNQGSIEIHPWLSRWNAPDHPTVAVVDLDPAPPAGFAEARLLARRLGRLFDRLGLRCYPKTSGATGLHLYLPLAPRYTYAEVRRALAALARWCVAAWPDLCTLERAVRRRSGRVYLDVGQNGRGKTIASVYSVRPLPGAPVSFPLTWEELEDEKLDPLRFNLATVPEMLARRGDVFAPVLREEQGLDRLLYSIRG